The Paraconexibacter algicola genome includes the window ACGCCGAGCGTGCCCTCGCTGCCGAGCAGCAGCCGGTCGGGGGACGGTCCGGCCCCGGAGCCGGGCAGGCGCCGCGACGCCCACGCCCCGATCGGGGTGATCGCCCGGACGCTCTCGACGAGGTCGTCGACGTGCGTCCAGACCGTCGCGAAGTGCCCGCCGGCGCGCGTGGCGATCCAGCCGCCGAGGGTCGAGAGCTCGAACGACTGGGGGAAGAACCGCATCGTCATCCCGTGCGCCCGCAGCTGCTCCTCGAGCCGCGGGCCGCTCGCCCCGGCGCCGATGCGCGCCGCGCGCGAGACGTCGTCGAGCTCGTGCAGGGCGTCGAGCGCCCCGAGGTCGACGGAGACGGCGCCCTCGAACCGCGGTCCGAGCTCGCGCGGCTCGACGCCGCCGCAGACGCTGGTGCCGCCGCCGTAGGGGATGACCGCGACGCGGGCGTCCGCCGCCCACGCCAGGACGGCCTCGAGCTCGTGCTCGTCGCGGGGACGGGCGACCGCGTCGACGGGATGCTCGATGACGCCGCGGAAGGCGCGGACGGTGTCGAGGTAGGACTTCCCCTGGGCGTGGCGGATCCGCTGCTCGCCGTCGGTGGTGAGGATCCCCCGCAGCGCCGCGGGGACCGGGACGCGCGGCGCGGGGAGGGTCGCGAGGACGTCGGCGAGCCGGGCGGGCTCCTCCACCTCGGCGCTGCCGAAGCCGAGCTGCTGCACGATCGCCGGGGCGGCGGCCCGCAGCGCCTCGACGGGCTGGTGCCCGTCGTCGTAGCCCCAGCCCCACCAGCTGCGTGTCCGCGCGCTCATGCGCTGACGCTATCCGGACGGGCCGCGCGTAGCCTGTGGAGCATGGCGGTGTGCCCGAACTGCAAGGAGCCGGTCAGTCAGTTC containing:
- a CDS encoding FAD-binding oxidoreductase, giving the protein MSARTRSWWGWGYDDGHQPVEALRAAAPAIVQQLGFGSAEVEEPARLADVLATLPAPRVPVPAALRGILTTDGEQRIRHAQGKSYLDTVRAFRGVIEHPVDAVARPRDEHELEAVLAWAADARVAVIPYGGGTSVCGGVEPRELGPRFEGAVSVDLGALDALHELDDVSRAARIGAGASGPRLEEQLRAHGMTMRFFPQSFELSTLGGWIATRAGGHFATVWTHVDDLVESVRAITPIGAWASRRLPGSGAGPSPDRLLLGSEGTLGVITEAWVRVQPRPEHRASRAVRFPTFLAGADAVRALSQSGLLPANCRLVDPLEAQQTGAGDGTTALLVLGFESTDHDVADRLDRGLAICREHGGSPDEPRAGGAVSAWRDAFLAMPYLRDTLMQVGVLADTFETAITWDRFPAFHETVVGATRAALGEPCRVTCRFTHVYPDGPAPYYTVIAPARRGDEVAQWQAMKDAASRAIVAAGGTITHHHAVGRDHRPYYETQRPDVFAAALRGAKAAIDPAGVMNPGVLLPAEA